One genomic window of Cricetulus griseus strain 17A/GY chromosome 3, alternate assembly CriGri-PICRH-1.0, whole genome shotgun sequence includes the following:
- the LOC100766228 gene encoding olfactory receptor 2B11 isoform X2: MLSFFLLTNCSPNTKEVERKSATYHTAQILPDLFRSAPFENSMKLINGDFPKDFILMGFTKYPWLDLPLFFVLLTSYMFTLMGNIAIILVSQLDSQLQSPMYFFLTSLSFLDLCFTTTTVPQMLFNLQGPNKNITYIGCMAQAYVFHWLGCTECVLLGIMALDRYVAVCKPLRYSVIMDHRLCLQLSSTAWLTGLANSLLQSTLTIQLPLCGNQMLDHFFCELPGLIKMSCGNTTVNEITLSVVATFLIMGPLSMILVSYSYIAQTVFRIPSAAGRLKAFNTCSSHLLVVSLFYGPGIYIYMQPSEDGSQDLIKVLTLFYCVITPMANPFIYTLRNKDVIGAMRRLLRKAISTKGI, translated from the exons ATGTTGTCCTTTTTCCTGTTAACAAATTGTTCTCCTAACACAAAAGAAGTGGAGAGAAAATCTGCCACCTACCACACTGCCCAGATCCTACCTGATTTGTTCAG GTCAGCCCCCTTTGAAAATTCAATGAAGCTCATCAATGGAGATTTCCCAAAAGATTTCATTCTCATGGGCTTTACCAAATACCCATGGCTGgatcttcctctcttctttgtcCTCCTGACCTCCTACATGTTCACATTGATGGGAAACATCGCTATTATTCTGGTCTCTCAGCTTGATTCCCAGCTCCAAAGTCCTATGTATTTCTTCCTTACCAGCCTTTCATTTTTGGATCTCTGTTTCACCACCACAACTGTCCCTCAAATGCTATTTAATTTACAGGGACCTAACAAGAACATCACTTATATAGGCTGCATGGCCCAGGCCTATGTGTTTCATTGGCTAGGCTGTACAGAATGTGTTCTGCTTGGCATCATGGCCTTAGATCGCTATGTGGCTGTGTGCAAGCCTCTGAGGTACTCTGTCATCATGGACCACAGACTTTGTCTGCAGCTTTCAAGCACTGCTTGGCTCACGGGCCTGGCCAATTCACTACTACAGTCTACACTCACCATACAGTTGCCCCTGTGTGGGAACCAGATGCTGGACCACTTCTTCTGTGAGCTGCCTGGACTTATTAAGATGTCTTGTGGGAACACCACAGTCAATGAGATTACTTTATCAGTGGTGGCCACATTCTTGATAATGGGTCCCCTCTCCATGATACTTGTGTCTTATAGTTACATTGCCCAAACTGTATTTCGAATTCCTTCTGCGGCTGGGAGACTTAAAGCTTTCAACACTTGCTCATCGCACTTGCTGgtagtttctttattttatgggCCAGGTATCTACATCTATATGCAACCCTCAGAGGATGGCTCCCAAGACCTCATCAAGGTTTTGACTCTGTTTTACTGTGTCATTACTCCCATGGCTAATCCATTCATCTACACGCTGAGGAACAAAGATGTCATAGGAGCTATGAGGAGACTTCTGAGGAAAGCCATTTCAACTAAGGGGATATGA
- the Gpx6 gene encoding glutathione peroxidase 6, translating to MAQPFWVSCLFPLFLAALAQETLNPQKEKVNCNKGVTGTIYDYGAKTLNGGEYVPFQQYAGKYILFVNVASFCGLTATYPELNTLQEELKQFNVIVLGFPCNQFGKQEPAKNSEILLGLKHVRPGGGYVPNFQLFEKGDVNGENEQKIFSFLKNSCPPTSELLGSTEYLFWNPMRVHDIRWNFEKFLVGSDGVPVMRWFHKTPVSTVQSDIMEYLNQSHSH from the exons ATGGCCCAGCCGTTCTGGGTCTCCTGTCTTTTCCCACTGTTTCTGGCTGCCTTGGCTCAGGAGACTCTGAATcctcaaaaagaaaag GTGAATTGCAACAAAGGTGTGACTGGCACTATCTATGACTATGGGGCCAAGACCCTGAATGGTGGGGAGTATGTTCCCTTCCAGCAGTATGCAGGAAAATACATCCTCTTTGTCAATGTGGCGTCCTTCTGTGGCCTTACAGCTACTTATCCTG AACTGAACACACTGCAGGAGGAGCTGAAGCAGTTCAATGTCATTGTTTTGGGCTTTCCTTGCAACCAGTTTGGAAAACAAGAACCTGCaaaaaactcagagatcctccttgGACTCAA ACATGTGCGTCCAGGAGGTGGCTATGTCCCCAATTTCCAGCTTTTTGAGAAAGGGGACGtgaatggagaaaatgaacaaaagattttttctttcctaaag AACTCCTGCCCTCCCACCTCTGAACTTTTGGGCTCTACAGAGTATCTCTTCTGGAATCCCATGAGGGTCCATGACATCCGCTGGAATTTTGAGAAGTTCCTGGTGGGTTCTGATGGAGTCCCTGTCATGCGCTGGTTCCACAAGACTCCTGTCAGCACTGTCCAATCAGACATCATGGAGTACCTAAACCAATCTCATAGCCACTAG